TCCGTCGTATCCCGGCTCCGTGTGACCGTCTTCTGTCCGCTGCAGCAGCCCGGCCAGCCGAATCTCGACGTATTCGTCCAGGTTGCTGCCCGTAATCGCAAGAAATTTTACGCGCTCCAGAATCGGGTTCGAGTCGTCTTCCGCTTCTTCCAGCACCCGCCGGTTGAACTGCATCCACGATTTATCGCGCCCCGCGAACTGCTTCTTCCGCTGTAAATTCCTTGCCATGCCTATCCTCTTCCGCCCTGCGGCTCGTCCGGGTTCGCGCTGCGACCTCAAACGGTGGAGTCCCAAAGTCTAGTGCTTTTCCCGATCTCCAGCAATCCCGCCGGTTTGATGGCCCACAGTCATCTCTCATCTCTTATCGCATTCCGCATTCGCCGCGTGTTAACTGCCGAAGAAATCCTGCGGTAGGGCGCATCTTCAATCTGACGCGACTCGTCTTGACGCAACTTATCTTGACTCAACTTATCGTCGGGCTTGAGGATAGTGACAGGGACATTCCGGCCCAGCGGCCATTTTTTCCACTCATCTCCGCCGGCCCATCCCTTCAGGAGCGACCATCATGCCCTCAAATTCCCCTTCACCCGATCAGACCATCATCGCGGAAGAGCAGCTTGCTCCCGGGAGCGCAGCCTCGTCCAAAGAGTCTGAGATGCAGAGAGGGAATTCCCGAAAGCCGGAGCCGGAAGCCGAGCCTGCCAGCGGCGACGCGTTGCTCGAGAAGATTGCCGCCGAGCTCTATGGAATCAGCTCGATGCTCCTTGGCGAGGGCGAGGAAGCCGTCGGCCTCATAGAGGGGGTAGTCGCAAACGTAGATCTGCCAACCTGTTGCGACACCGCAGAGGCACGGCGCAAAGCCCGGCTGCTTCTCGCTGCGGACGCGATTACGCTTTTGGGACAACGCGACGCTTCCACGAATGAGGCTTTGGCTGCTCCGGGAGACGACTCAGGGCCGGCCGGCTGCATTGAAGATGACGATCTCTCCGCAGCAGGCGTCACCCCTGACGAACTCGAAAGAATGATTACCGGCCCCGAACACCATCGTCTGCGCGACTGGCTCGAAGGTCTTTCCGACTCGTTGCGGGTCATTTTCGTTCTGCGCGCCATCGCCGCCCTGACTTCGGTCGAAGTCGCGGAGCTCCTGTCCAAATACGGTGGTTTGGCAGCTCGGGGCTGGACTGCGGAAGCCGTCCGCAGCAACTTCCGCCAGGCGCTCTGCTCCCTGGCCTCGCAGCTGATTCACGCCACGGCTACCAAATAAGGCGTCGAAATTCCCCGAAAAAAGGCAAATTTACCACGATTCGGCCTTCCGCTGTCGCCGCCGCCGACCGTTTGCACTATTCTTGTCCTTTGTTTTGGAACCTTTCTGAGATCATGTTGCATCCATTACCAGACCAATCTGAACGAGTAGAGTGAGAGTGATACCTGCCGCCATGCAAAATTTGCTCCATCCCCCAGCCGTCTCCAACAGGACAACCCTGTTCGCGACGAATCTGGTCATCGCCGCGCTGGCGACTTTTTCGATTCCCGCGACTGCCCAAATTAATCTCAGTGGCCAGCAATCGGCCCCCACGCCTCCGCCAGCTTCCAGCTATCAGGGCAGCGTGACCAATGGAGCTGCGACGACCGGCATACTCTCGCTCACCCTGGATGAAGCAGTTCAGCGCGGCCTTCAGACCAACCTCGGCCTCCTGCTTTCAAATACCAATATCTCGGGTGCCAAAGGCCAGCGTCTTCAGGATCTGCAAGCCCTGTTGCCGTCGATCGATGCATCGGCAAAGGAAGCCTATGAGCAGAGCGATCTGGCTGCCGAAGGGCTCAAAATCCCCGGTTTCCCCACGATCATCGGCCCATTCGGCTACACCGACATTCGCGCCAACCTCACCTGGTCTGTCCTGAACCTGAATTCGCTCAAGACCTACATGGCTGCCCGCCACTATTTCCAGGCATCCCAGCTCTCCGCGGACGACGCCCGCCAGATGGTCATCCTCACTGTCGGCAACGCCTACCTGCGAGTGCTGGCCGATCAGGCTCAGATTGAATCCACCCAGGCCCAAGTGGAAACTTCCAAAGTCTCCCTCGACCAGGCCGTCAGCAATCACTCCGCCGGTACAGCTCCTCGTCTCGACGAACTCCGCGCACAGGTCGATAATCAGAGCCTCCAGCAGCAGTTGATCGTAGCCCGCAACACCTGGGAAAAAGACAAGTTGGCTTTGGCCCGGGCCATCGGCTTGCCGCTCGCTCAGAATTTTGAACTGGCCGACAAGGCTCCCTATTCGGCCTTCGATCAGCCTGACGTCCAAGTGGCCATCAAGCAGGCCCTGGCCAACCGCAAAGACCGCCAGGCCTCCGCCGAGTTGACCAAGGCAAATGTAGACCAGCGAAAGGCAGCCACCGATGACCGTTTGCCTACCATCAAGGCCGAGGCCGATTACGGCGATATTGGCGTAAACGTTCGTCATTCGCATGGCACAGTCGACGCCACGGGCACCATTACCATTCCGATTTTCAAGGAAGCGCAGTTCCGAGGCGAAGCCCAGGTCGCGCAATCCCAGCTCGACCAGCAGCTCGACCAGCAAAGCGATCTCGATGCCCAGATTGAGGCTGACGTCCGCGACTCGCTCCTGGATATCGCCTCGTCGCAGCAGCAGGTAGAGGTCTCGCACTCCAATGTCGAGCTCTCCAACGAAGTTCTCTCCGAGGCCCAGCAACGGTATTCCGCAGGCGTAAGCGATAATCTGGCCGTTTCACAGGCTCAGCAAACAGTGGCCCAGGCCAACAGTCAGTACATCAACAGCCTTTACCAGCACAATCTCGCCAAGCTCAATCTGGCGCGTGCCATGGGTGTGGCCCAGAACTACAAAGAATATTTGGGAGGTAAGTGATCGTGGCGGAAGCAACTCCAGCCTCCGGCGAGAAGCCGGATCAGAAAGCTCCAGAGGCTCCTAAGAAAAGCCGTCGTGGTGTCATTTTCATTGTCCTCGGCGTTTTGATTATCGCGGCGGGCATCTTTTACTGGCGCTCCACCTTCAGCGAAGACACCGACGACGCCCAGATCAACGGCCATCTCATCCAGATCAGCTCCCGTATCAACGGGACCGTAATCAAAATCAACGTTGACGAGAACCAGTACGTCACCAAAGGCACGGTTATTGCCGAACTCGATCCGGCTGACTATCAAGTCGCAGTCGAAAACGCCGAAGCGGCTGTCGCCAGCGCCAAGGCCAATGCCGTGGCCGCAAAGGTGAACGTGCCCATCACCTCGGTCAATACCGGAACCAACCTCCAATCTGCCGGTGCCGATGTGACCGGCTCCCGCGCCTCCGTCCTTCAGGCCGAAAGCCAGTTGCGCGCGGCTCAGGCTAAAGTTGCGGAAGCCAAGGCGAATAGCGTCAAGGCCGATCAGGATCTGGAGCGCTATAAACCCCTAGTAGCGAAGGATGTCATCAGTAAACAGCAGTACGATGCCGCCGTAGCCTCAGCCGACTCCAGCAAAGCTTCGGTCGCCGACGCCGAAGCCGGCGTCCAGGCCGCCCAGGAAGCCGTCCGCGTCGCCAACCAGCGCGAGGTTCAGTCGCAGTCCTCCTACAAATATGCTGAAACTGGTCCGCAGCAGGTGGCAGCGCAAAATGCCCGCGCACAGCAGGCTTTGGCTCAGGCCGAGGGCGCTCAGGCTCAGCTCGATCAGGCCAAACTCAACCTCAGCTACACCAAGATCGTGGCCCCGGCCAACGGCATCATCACCCGTAAGACCCTTGAGCTCAATCAGAACATCTCCTCCGGCCAGAACCTGATGACCCTGGTTTCGCTCGACGACATCTGGGTCACCGCCAACTTCAAGGAGACCCAGCTCAAGCACGTCAGTGCTGGCCAGTCCGTTGAAGTAGACGTCGACGCCACAGGTAAGACCTACCACGGCAAGGTCACTCAGATTGGCGGCGCCACCGGCTCCGTTCTCTCGCTCTTCCCGCCCGAAAACGCCACAGGCAACTACGTCAAGGTCGTCCAGCGCGTCCCGGTCCGCATCGACTTCACCGATCTGGCGGACCAGGACAAAGACCATGCGCTTCGTCCTGGTCTCTCCGTCGAGCCCAAAGTGCGCGTCAAGTAATCCGTGGGCGACGCAACAGACAATTACTGTGCTGCAAAAAGGGGTGGGGCTGGAATTAGCTCCGCCCCTTTTCACCTGTCGAAGTGTTTATCCGTGCCCGGAGCTGTAGCGAACGCCCATACAAACTACTTATGGCCGTTTTGCTTTCAATGAATTAGCACTGTTGTCACACGGCGTTCAAAGAGCGTTTACGTTAGGAAACTACAACTTTCATGTCATTGCTCTCAGCATTGGCCTGGAGGTTACATGCGTAAAGTTCTTGCAGCTTCCCTATCCGCGATCCTCGTTGTCGCGACCATTCCCACCCCATCGTTCGCCGCCGATTATCGGAACGAACCCAAAACGGCGACCCCGATCAAGCATGTCGTGGTTATCTTTGGCGAAAACATCTCCTTCGACCACTATTTCGGCGCCTATCCTAAAGCGCAAAACAACGCAGGTGAAACTCCCTTCAACTACGAGCCCTCGCGGCATAGAGGGAACGACGTCGCGAACAACCTGATTACGCCGCTCGATCCCACGAAGGGCTTTGAGCCTGTAAAGGGCGTGAATCTCCTGACAGCCAATCCGAACGGGCCATCCGGCTCTGGCGCTGCATTCAACGGCGCGAGCGCAGCCAATCCGTTCCGCCTGGCTCCGACGCAGGCCGCCACCGCCGATCAGAATCATGCTCCCAAGCCCGAGCAGACTGCGTATGACAACGGCAAGGTCGACCAGTTCCCCGGCTCCACCGGAACCGCCGGCCCACCGCCGGCCGCCACGGCAACGTCCGATGCCGCTCTGACCAAGGGCCTGACCATGGGCTACTTCGACGGCAATACAGTCACAGCCATGTGGAACTACGCCAACCACTACGCGTTGAATGACAACACCT
This portion of the Acidicapsa acidisoli genome encodes:
- a CDS encoding RNA polymerase sigma factor, which translates into the protein MPSNSPSPDQTIIAEEQLAPGSAASSKESEMQRGNSRKPEPEAEPASGDALLEKIAAELYGISSMLLGEGEEAVGLIEGVVANVDLPTCCDTAEARRKARLLLAADAITLLGQRDASTNEALAAPGDDSGPAGCIEDDDLSAAGVTPDELERMITGPEHHRLRDWLEGLSDSLRVIFVLRAIAALTSVEVAELLSKYGGLAARGWTAEAVRSNFRQALCSLASQLIHATATK
- a CDS encoding TolC family protein, translating into MQNLLHPPAVSNRTTLFATNLVIAALATFSIPATAQINLSGQQSAPTPPPASSYQGSVTNGAATTGILSLTLDEAVQRGLQTNLGLLLSNTNISGAKGQRLQDLQALLPSIDASAKEAYEQSDLAAEGLKIPGFPTIIGPFGYTDIRANLTWSVLNLNSLKTYMAARHYFQASQLSADDARQMVILTVGNAYLRVLADQAQIESTQAQVETSKVSLDQAVSNHSAGTAPRLDELRAQVDNQSLQQQLIVARNTWEKDKLALARAIGLPLAQNFELADKAPYSAFDQPDVQVAIKQALANRKDRQASAELTKANVDQRKAATDDRLPTIKAEADYGDIGVNVRHSHGTVDATGTITIPIFKEAQFRGEAQVAQSQLDQQLDQQSDLDAQIEADVRDSLLDIASSQQQVEVSHSNVELSNEVLSEAQQRYSAGVSDNLAVSQAQQTVAQANSQYINSLYQHNLAKLNLARAMGVAQNYKEYLGGK
- a CDS encoding HlyD family secretion protein; this translates as MAEATPASGEKPDQKAPEAPKKSRRGVIFIVLGVLIIAAGIFYWRSTFSEDTDDAQINGHLIQISSRINGTVIKINVDENQYVTKGTVIAELDPADYQVAVENAEAAVASAKANAVAAKVNVPITSVNTGTNLQSAGADVTGSRASVLQAESQLRAAQAKVAEAKANSVKADQDLERYKPLVAKDVISKQQYDAAVASADSSKASVADAEAGVQAAQEAVRVANQREVQSQSSYKYAETGPQQVAAQNARAQQALAQAEGAQAQLDQAKLNLSYTKIVAPANGIITRKTLELNQNISSGQNLMTLVSLDDIWVTANFKETQLKHVSAGQSVEVDVDATGKTYHGKVTQIGGATGSVLSLFPPENATGNYVKVVQRVPVRIDFTDLADQDKDHALRPGLSVEPKVRVK